In Rahnella aquatilis CIP 78.65 = ATCC 33071, one DNA window encodes the following:
- a CDS encoding OmpA family protein: MKTCNTFKTWFKLAAMGLCILLLAACQSKPAGLTPEQIAVLQKNGFSQTEAGWELGLDAKVLFGNNQATLSPESKQSVEKLAGELLHVGLNKVNLDGHTDNYGDAGYNNDLSLRRANTVAAAFADAGMPRTNIHTRGLGQSQPVASNKTQAGRAQNRRVSVIIVV, encoded by the coding sequence ATGAAGACCTGCAATACTTTCAAAACCTGGTTTAAACTCGCCGCCATGGGGCTGTGCATTCTGCTGCTCGCCGCCTGTCAGAGCAAACCGGCGGGCTTGACGCCGGAACAGATCGCCGTACTGCAAAAAAACGGCTTCTCGCAGACAGAAGCGGGCTGGGAACTGGGACTGGATGCCAAAGTGCTGTTTGGCAATAATCAGGCGACGCTTTCGCCAGAGAGTAAGCAGTCGGTGGAAAAACTGGCCGGTGAACTGCTGCATGTTGGTCTGAACAAAGTCAATCTCGACGGCCATACCGATAACTACGGCGACGCCGGTTACAACAATGATCTGTCGCTGCGACGCGCCAACACGGTAGCCGCCGCCTTTGCCGATGCGGGAATGCCGCGCACCAATATCCATACCCGCGGATTAGGTCAGAGCCAGCCGGTCGCCAGCAATAAAACCCAGGCCGGACGCGCCCAGAACCGCCGCGTGTCTGTGATTATTGTGGTGTAA